The Streptomonospora litoralis genome window below encodes:
- a CDS encoding glucose-6-phosphate dehydrogenase assembly protein OpcA — protein MTLYLPRTTTSEITEALTAERHSIGGGALNMVLTLIVVTDEADHYDAVRAATEAGREHPSRILALIRRDPQAEPYIDAEIRRPGTSGPGEAVLLRLYGALGEHPGSVVTPLLVPDTPVVAWWPGTGPEHPAADPVGRLAHRRITDALRAADPVADLLGRIRNYEPGDTDLTWTRLTPWRSLLASTMDQPCGWVESAEVAGEDHYPSADLLAAWLSEQLDVQAERILSNGPGITGARLITEEGDISLQRKDGRVATLSRFDQPTQSVALARRRAAESLAEELRRLDADEMYERTAKHMARKLDRAEEPV, from the coding sequence ATGACGCTGTACCTGCCGCGCACCACCACCTCCGAGATCACCGAAGCGCTGACGGCCGAGCGGCACAGCATCGGCGGCGGCGCACTGAACATGGTGCTGACGCTGATCGTGGTCACCGACGAGGCCGACCACTACGACGCCGTGCGGGCCGCCACCGAGGCGGGTCGCGAGCACCCCTCGCGCATCCTCGCGCTGATCCGCCGCGACCCGCAGGCCGAGCCCTACATCGACGCCGAGATCCGCCGCCCCGGCACATCGGGGCCCGGCGAGGCCGTCCTGCTGCGCCTCTACGGCGCTCTGGGCGAGCACCCGGGGTCGGTGGTGACGCCGCTGCTGGTACCCGACACGCCCGTCGTGGCCTGGTGGCCGGGCACCGGACCGGAGCACCCGGCCGCCGACCCGGTCGGGCGACTGGCCCACCGCCGCATCACCGACGCGCTGCGCGCCGCCGACCCGGTCGCCGACCTGCTCGGCCGCATCCGCAACTACGAACCCGGCGACACCGACCTGACCTGGACGCGGCTGACCCCGTGGCGCTCCCTGCTGGCCAGCACGATGGACCAGCCCTGCGGCTGGGTGGAGTCCGCCGAGGTCGCCGGCGAGGACCACTATCCCAGCGCCGACCTGCTGGCCGCCTGGCTGTCCGAGCAGTTGGACGTGCAAGCGGAGCGCATCCTGTCCAACGGGCCGGGTATCACCGGCGCCCGGCTGATCACCGAGGAGGGCGACATCTCCCTGCAGCGCAAGGACGGCCGGGTCGCCACCCTCTCGCGGTTCGACCAGCCGACCCAGTCGGTGGCCCTCGCCCGCCGCCGGGCTGCGGAATCGCTGGCCGAGGAGCTGCGGCGGCTGGACGCCGACGAGATGTACGAGCGCACCGCCAAGCACATGGCCCGCAAGCTGGACCGCGCCGAGGAGCCGGTATGA
- the pgl gene encoding 6-phosphogluconolactonase, producing the protein MSAPSAVVHHDSSLLAKATAARAVTRLVDAQSARGSASIVLTGGGIGIAVLAELARAPARDAVDWRRLDVWWGDERFLPAGDSERNETQARSALLDHIGADPDRVHPMPASDGPDGADPERAAERYAAELARAARPEDHADAPSFDVCMLGIGPDAHVASLFPEQPALYEQERTAVAVHGAPKPPPTRISLTFPAIGAAREVWLIASGEGKADAVRLALSGAGPTQIPAAGVRGRSRTLFLLDRDAAARLPEGIAAPGQL; encoded by the coding sequence ATGAGCGCCCCCAGCGCGGTCGTGCACCACGACTCCTCACTGCTGGCCAAGGCGACCGCGGCGCGCGCCGTCACGCGCCTGGTCGACGCGCAGTCGGCGCGCGGCAGCGCCTCCATCGTGCTCACCGGCGGCGGCATCGGCATTGCGGTGCTGGCCGAGCTGGCCCGCGCTCCCGCCCGCGACGCCGTGGACTGGCGGCGTCTCGACGTGTGGTGGGGCGACGAGCGCTTCCTGCCCGCCGGCGACTCCGAGCGCAACGAGACGCAGGCGCGCTCGGCCCTGCTGGACCACATCGGAGCGGACCCCGACCGGGTGCATCCGATGCCGGCCTCCGACGGCCCGGACGGCGCCGACCCCGAACGGGCGGCGGAACGCTACGCGGCCGAACTGGCCCGCGCCGCCCGACCCGAGGACCACGCCGACGCGCCCTCCTTCGACGTGTGCATGCTGGGCATCGGCCCCGACGCCCACGTCGCCTCGCTGTTTCCCGAGCAGCCCGCACTGTACGAGCAGGAGCGCACGGCGGTTGCGGTGCACGGCGCGCCCAAGCCGCCGCCGACCAGAATCTCGCTGACCTTCCCGGCGATCGGCGCGGCGCGCGAGGTGTGGCTCATCGCCTCCGGCGAGGGCAAGGCCGACGCCGTCCGCCTCGCCCTCAGCGGGGCGGGGCCCACTCAGATCCCGGCCGCCGGGGTGCGCGGCCGCAGCCGCACCCTGTTCCTGCTCGACCGCGACGCCGCGGCCCGCCTGCCCGAGGGCATCGCGGCGCCGGGGCAGCTCTAA
- a CDS encoding ABC transporter substrate-binding protein, which translates to MRKGLKPAAGVAALVLAATACGGGGSQNETVELRFSWWGADDRHSTTQEVIKRFEEAHPDINVTGEYTDWSSYWDRLATNAAANDAPDIMTQEERYLREYAERGALLDLNEVSDQLDTSKLDELVMGGGELNGARYAVPTGVNAFTIMADPQAFEEAGVEMPDDETWTWQDYVDISARITEGTDGEIVGTQTPGFNEQSFQIYARQREQALYDAEGALNFDQSTMTEYWEHIKSLHEENGAPGAAKSVELESGGPDQSVLADNSGAMAAFWTNQLGTMEETSGRDLELLRFPGESASAQAGTFFKPAMFYSISAGTEHPEEAATFVDFLLNDKKAAELILADRGLPANTDLREQLMDQLPEADAESAEFLNEIEGDVAGAVPPPPIGAGDVVDITMRINEDLMFGEITPEEASQRWMSEVKKATGGE; encoded by the coding sequence ATGCGCAAAGGGCTCAAGCCGGCGGCGGGCGTCGCCGCTCTGGTGCTGGCCGCGACCGCCTGCGGGGGAGGCGGATCCCAAAACGAGACCGTCGAGCTGCGCTTCTCCTGGTGGGGCGCCGACGACCGGCACTCCACCACCCAGGAGGTGATCAAGCGCTTCGAGGAGGCCCACCCCGACATCAACGTGACCGGTGAGTACACCGACTGGTCGAGCTACTGGGACCGGCTGGCCACCAACGCCGCCGCCAACGACGCCCCCGACATCATGACCCAGGAGGAGCGCTACCTGCGCGAGTACGCCGAGCGCGGCGCCCTGCTGGACCTCAACGAGGTCTCCGACCAGCTCGACACCTCCAAGCTGGACGAACTCGTGATGGGCGGCGGCGAGCTGAACGGCGCCCGGTACGCCGTGCCCACGGGCGTCAACGCGTTCACGATCATGGCCGACCCCCAGGCCTTCGAGGAGGCCGGGGTCGAGATGCCCGACGACGAGACCTGGACGTGGCAGGACTACGTCGATATCTCCGCCCGGATCACGGAGGGCACCGACGGCGAGATCGTCGGCACCCAGACGCCCGGCTTCAACGAGCAGTCCTTCCAGATCTACGCCCGCCAACGCGAGCAGGCGCTCTACGACGCCGAGGGTGCGCTGAACTTCGACCAGAGCACCATGACCGAGTACTGGGAGCACATCAAGAGCCTGCACGAGGAGAACGGCGCGCCCGGCGCCGCCAAGAGCGTCGAGCTGGAGTCCGGCGGCCCCGACCAGTCGGTGCTGGCCGATAACTCCGGTGCCATGGCGGCCTTCTGGACCAACCAGCTGGGCACCATGGAGGAGACGTCCGGCCGGGACCTGGAACTGCTGCGCTTCCCCGGTGAGAGCGCCAGCGCCCAGGCCGGCACGTTCTTCAAGCCCGCGATGTTCTACTCCATCTCCGCCGGTACCGAGCACCCGGAGGAGGCCGCGACGTTCGTCGACTTCCTGCTCAACGACAAGAAGGCCGCCGAGCTGATCCTCGCCGACCGCGGCCTGCCCGCCAACACCGATCTGCGCGAGCAGTTGATGGACCAGCTGCCCGAGGCCGACGCGGAGAGCGCCGAGTTCCTCAACGAGATCGAAGGCGACGTCGCGGGCGCCGTCCCGCCGCCGCCCATCGGCGCCGGGGATGTCGTCGACATCACCATGCGCATCAACGAGGACCTGATGTTCGGCGAGATCACTCCCGAAGAGGCGTCGCAGCGGTGGATGTCGGAGGTGAAGAAGGCCACCGGCGGCGAGTGA
- a CDS encoding carbohydrate ABC transporter permease, translated as MVTKTPTPGATKEKETDQRRRFLTHVGLIGFGLIMLYPLLWMISSSFKPTAEIFSDPSLIPETFVPGNYTEGWTALQFPFHHYIWNSLIVVGGSIIGNLLACSMAAYAFARLEFRGKRLFFAIMLMTIMLPIHVVIVPQYILFSNLDWINTFWPLIVPKLLATDGFFVFLMVQFIRGLPRDLDEAARIDGCGHARIFLRIVLPLSTPALATTAIFTFIWVWNDFFSQLIFLTDPEMYTVPIALRTFVDSQSQTSWGPLFAMSAIALGPIFGFFLAGQRYLVRGIATTGIK; from the coding sequence ATGGTGACTAAGACGCCCACCCCCGGCGCCACGAAGGAGAAGGAGACCGACCAGCGTCGGCGCTTCCTCACCCATGTGGGGCTGATCGGCTTCGGGCTGATCATGCTCTATCCGCTGCTGTGGATGATCTCCAGCTCGTTCAAGCCCACCGCGGAGATCTTCAGCGACCCCAGCCTCATCCCGGAGACCTTCGTCCCGGGCAACTACACCGAGGGCTGGACCGCGCTGCAGTTCCCCTTCCACCACTACATCTGGAACTCGCTGATCGTGGTGGGCGGATCGATCATCGGCAACCTGCTGGCCTGCTCGATGGCGGCCTACGCGTTCGCGCGGCTGGAGTTCCGCGGCAAGCGGCTGTTCTTCGCGATCATGCTGATGACGATCATGCTGCCGATCCACGTGGTCATCGTGCCGCAGTACATCCTGTTCTCGAACCTGGACTGGATCAACACCTTCTGGCCGCTGATCGTGCCCAAACTGCTGGCCACCGACGGGTTCTTCGTCTTCCTCATGGTGCAGTTCATCCGCGGGCTGCCCCGCGACCTGGACGAGGCTGCGCGCATCGACGGCTGCGGCCACGCCCGCATCTTCCTGCGCATCGTGCTGCCGCTGTCCACGCCGGCGCTGGCCACCACCGCGATCTTCACCTTCATCTGGGTCTGGAACGACTTCTTCAGCCAGTTGATCTTCCTGACGGACCCGGAGATGTACACCGTTCCCATCGCCCTTCGGACGTTCGTGGACTCCCAGAGCCAGACCTCGTGGGGCCCGCTTTTCGCGATGTCGGCGATCGCGCTCGGCCCGATCTTCGGCTTCTTCCTCGCCGGGCAGCGCTACCTCGTGCGCGGCATCGCCACCACCGGAATCAAGTGA
- a CDS encoding carbohydrate ABC transporter permease: MGVTRERAAPEEELAETAARPPRGRPRRRIGRRSRDGLAAYLFLTPWFAGLLFITIGPILASLYFSFTDYTLIGDPQWVGLENYATMLTDERLHSSLGVTFTYVFVSVPLQLAMALALAMILDRGVRGLAIYRSVYYLPSLLGSSVAIAILWRRVFGADGLINQLLAFFGIDAPGWVSHPDYALGTLIVLNVWTFGAPMVIFLAGLRQIPRMYYEAAAVDGASSIRQFFSVTVPLLTPIIFFNLVLQMINAFQTFTQAFIVSSGTGGPSDSTLFYTLYLYQSGFGSFEMGYASAMAWLLLVIIGGFTAVNFLASKYWVFYGD; encoded by the coding sequence ATGGGGGTGACCCGCGAGCGCGCCGCACCCGAAGAGGAGCTCGCCGAAACCGCTGCCCGGCCGCCGCGAGGGCGCCCGCGCCGCCGCATCGGCCGCCGCAGCCGTGACGGGTTGGCCGCCTACCTGTTCCTGACGCCCTGGTTCGCCGGCCTGTTGTTCATCACGATCGGCCCGATCCTGGCCTCGCTTTACTTCTCCTTCACCGACTACACCCTCATCGGCGATCCGCAGTGGGTGGGCCTGGAGAACTACGCGACGATGCTCACCGACGAGCGGCTGCACTCCTCGCTCGGGGTGACCTTCACTTACGTCTTCGTCTCGGTGCCGCTGCAGCTGGCGATGGCGCTGGCGCTGGCGATGATCCTGGACCGCGGCGTCCGCGGCCTGGCCATCTACCGGTCGGTGTACTATCTGCCCTCGCTGCTCGGCAGCAGCGTCGCCATCGCGATCCTGTGGCGGCGCGTCTTCGGCGCCGACGGCCTCATCAACCAGCTGCTCGCCTTCTTCGGCATCGACGCCCCGGGCTGGGTCTCCCATCCCGACTACGCGCTGGGCACCCTCATCGTGCTGAACGTGTGGACCTTCGGCGCGCCCATGGTCATCTTCCTCGCCGGCCTGCGCCAGATCCCGCGCATGTACTACGAGGCCGCCGCGGTCGACGGCGCCAGTTCGATCCGCCAGTTCTTCTCGGTGACCGTGCCGCTGCTGACCCCGATCATCTTCTTCAACCTGGTGCTGCAGATGATCAACGCGTTCCAGACCTTCACCCAGGCCTTCATCGTCAGCAGCGGGACCGGAGGACCCTCCGACTCGACGCTGTTCTACACGCTGTACCTCTACCAGAGCGGCTTCGGCTCCTTCGAGATGGGCTACGCCTCGGCCATGGCCTGGCTGCTGCTGGTGATCATCGGCGGCTTCACGGCCGTGAACTTCCTCGCCTCCAAGTACTGGGTCTTCTATGGTGACTAA
- a CDS encoding Gfo/Idh/MocA family protein, translating to MIEPTANAETSPSTSEPRRFAVVGTGSRARMYTEALVSTHNDAARLVALCDTNSTRMAAHNAIVQEHGHDPVPAYAAADFTAMLRKERVQEVVVCTVDRTHADYICAALEAGCDAVTEKPMTADIEGCRRIVETQRRTGGRVNVAFNYRFNPVHARLRELVASGSIGEIGSVHFEWLLDLRHGADYFRRWHRDKADSGGLLVHKSSHHFDLVNWWIDSAPTEVFAWGDLFFYGEHNGRRRGLAADYERAHGGRGAEDDPFALHMGDSEAMRRLYLDAEHEDGYRRDRNVFGAGITIEDDMSVLVRYASGAKLSYHLAAYSPWEGYRVAITGSEGRLELDVTESPYTPPGRTDRAPVRGMPAPKENTTARLTLRRHWREPEPVDVAVGEGGHGGGDMRMLDTLFGTDGVQPRPTHSDGTNALLTGLAANESIRTGRPVDVAALLDGGA from the coding sequence GTGATCGAGCCCACCGCCAACGCAGAGACGTCCCCCTCCACCTCCGAACCGCGCCGGTTCGCCGTCGTCGGCACCGGCTCACGGGCACGGATGTACACCGAGGCCCTGGTCTCCACCCATAACGACGCCGCCCGCCTGGTCGCGCTGTGCGACACCAACAGCACCCGCATGGCCGCCCACAACGCCATCGTGCAGGAGCACGGGCACGACCCCGTCCCCGCCTACGCGGCCGCCGACTTCACCGCCATGCTGCGCAAGGAGCGCGTACAGGAGGTCGTGGTCTGCACGGTGGACCGGACCCACGCCGACTACATCTGCGCCGCGTTGGAGGCCGGCTGCGACGCGGTGACCGAGAAGCCGATGACCGCCGACATCGAGGGATGCCGGCGCATCGTCGAGACGCAGCGCCGCACGGGCGGCCGGGTGAACGTCGCGTTCAACTACCGCTTCAACCCCGTGCACGCGCGGTTGCGGGAACTCGTCGCCTCGGGCTCGATCGGCGAGATCGGTTCGGTGCACTTCGAGTGGCTGCTGGACCTGCGCCACGGCGCGGACTACTTCCGCCGCTGGCACCGCGACAAGGCCGACTCCGGCGGTCTGCTGGTGCACAAGTCCAGCCACCACTTCGACCTCGTCAACTGGTGGATCGACAGCGCGCCGACCGAGGTCTTCGCGTGGGGCGACCTGTTCTTCTACGGCGAGCACAACGGGCGCAGACGCGGCCTCGCCGCCGACTACGAGCGCGCCCACGGCGGGCGCGGCGCCGAGGACGACCCCTTCGCGCTGCACATGGGCGACAGCGAGGCGATGCGTCGGCTGTATCTGGACGCCGAGCACGAGGACGGTTACCGGCGCGACCGCAACGTCTTCGGTGCGGGCATCACCATCGAGGACGACATGTCGGTGCTGGTGCGCTACGCCTCCGGCGCCAAGCTGAGCTACCACCTGGCGGCCTACTCCCCCTGGGAGGGCTACCGGGTCGCCATCACCGGCAGCGAGGGGCGGCTGGAACTCGACGTCACCGAGAGCCCTTACACCCCGCCGGGCCGCACCGACCGTGCCCCGGTGCGCGGCATGCCCGCTCCCAAGGAGAACACCACCGCTCGGCTCACGCTGCGCAGGCACTGGCGGGAACCCGAACCCGTCGACGTCGCGGTCGGCGAGGGAGGCCACGGCGGCGGAGACATGCGCATGCTCGACACGCTCTTCGGCACCGACGGCGTGCAGCCGCGGCCCACGCACAGCGACGGCACGAACGCGCTGCTGACCGGCCTGGCCGCGAACGAGTCGATCCGCACCGGGCGGCCGGTGGACGTCGCGGCGCTCCTCGACGGCGGCGCCTGA
- a CDS encoding TIGR03986 family type III CRISPR-associated RAMP protein: MSDQPPSGIPRPTPAAMPRRRASVAARRPAPLPPGGRARRRDERGGASGPPGAPPDPLRDHQALAPYGLVPLPERPMPAERLQESVLRDGTPQHRLLAGHDQRIPGTNTGWIDITVRTLTPAFVGATRHDGPEHSLTIDGRPALPGASLRGLLRNTVRVLTGGETGPVNTPQLFFRAPAAAHSDRRARHVMRDLHKQYRRRDGAPSNPPGTPVQAGFLRRDTRTRSWEIHPLPVERPLQVRLAELREDLRRFPGLPEFELPPHEAGGADGRGGYIPAEFHPEFQYLEVTALCPQVQGRTVGETGFWAMAVLPAEEEPSFGHREAARDRLRERWTNKRAGAEQAMRRASGERSRAAARGRRNDYDRALGRIDDVAFSAYTCVLVLTGVAGERKNAYLFPTDTDPRRRLPVPGHLVHLVESADQITRFQARNFPDDRPGAPAPAAAEAVGSAGGRGGAGRPRPGAVAREGGEPVWYQVSQGRVASFGRSGGYRVAVGEFDPVSRAVPDEVHTGERARARGTGRTPDVPRALFGDVDLLPPGESAGGAARGRVSVGSALCERAAAAWPEHPLRVELLSPQRSCFANYLLQPVTESTWGQAPELVTWSHEGDVRLGGYKVYLHRHDPLPASARRYAELHPDRVAEGPTTRDVVPVNPGLAFHGRITFTNLTDAEVGALLRALHLGNPAGGGDPAEPLYAHKVGLGKALGFGSVHIAPALHLVDPAERAASLDPGAGVSCVGDEGMQKLLDSFGEALLTWEREESLRAGEPVPDDWSEVRRVEALLLAAQWRHRLPESWTRVMDLDEFAVYPVLPDLQTRFAAHARMSEADTG; encoded by the coding sequence GTGAGCGACCAGCCTCCGTCCGGAATCCCCCGGCCCACACCGGCCGCCATGCCGCGCCGCCGCGCCTCCGTCGCCGCGCGCCGGCCCGCACCGCTGCCCCCCGGCGGTCGCGCCAGGCGCCGCGACGAGCGCGGCGGCGCTTCGGGCCCGCCCGGCGCACCCCCCGACCCGCTGCGCGACCACCAGGCACTCGCCCCCTACGGACTGGTGCCGCTGCCCGAGCGCCCCATGCCCGCCGAACGCCTGCAGGAGTCGGTGCTGCGCGACGGCACACCCCAGCACCGCCTGCTGGCAGGACACGACCAGCGCATCCCGGGTACCAACACCGGCTGGATCGACATCACGGTACGCACCCTGACTCCCGCATTCGTCGGCGCCACCCGCCACGACGGCCCCGAGCACTCGCTGACGATCGACGGCCGCCCCGCACTGCCCGGCGCCTCGCTGCGCGGCCTCTTGCGCAACACCGTGCGGGTGCTGACCGGCGGCGAGACCGGACCCGTGAACACCCCCCAGCTGTTCTTCCGCGCGCCCGCCGCCGCCCACAGCGACCGGCGTGCACGCCATGTCATGCGCGATCTGCACAAGCAGTACCGCCGCCGCGACGGCGCTCCCTCCAACCCTCCGGGAACACCCGTTCAGGCGGGTTTTCTGCGGCGCGACACGCGAACCCGCTCCTGGGAGATCCACCCGTTGCCGGTCGAACGGCCGCTGCAGGTCCGCCTCGCCGAACTGCGCGAGGACCTGCGGCGCTTTCCCGGCCTCCCGGAGTTCGAGCTGCCTCCGCACGAGGCCGGCGGCGCAGACGGCCGGGGCGGCTACATCCCCGCGGAGTTCCACCCGGAGTTCCAGTACCTCGAAGTCACGGCGCTGTGCCCGCAGGTACAGGGCCGCACCGTCGGTGAGACCGGGTTCTGGGCCATGGCGGTGCTGCCCGCGGAGGAGGAGCCCTCCTTCGGCCACCGCGAGGCCGCCCGCGACCGGCTGCGCGAACGCTGGACCAACAAGCGTGCGGGCGCCGAGCAGGCGATGCGGCGGGCCTCCGGCGAGCGTTCCCGCGCGGCCGCGCGGGGCAGGCGCAACGACTACGACCGGGCCCTGGGGCGCATCGACGACGTCGCGTTCTCGGCCTATACGTGTGTGCTGGTGCTGACCGGTGTCGCGGGCGAACGCAAGAACGCCTACCTCTTCCCGACCGACACCGATCCGCGGCGCCGCTTGCCCGTGCCCGGCCACCTCGTCCATCTCGTGGAATCGGCTGACCAGATCACCCGGTTCCAGGCCCGCAACTTTCCCGACGACCGGCCCGGTGCACCGGCTCCGGCGGCCGCCGAGGCTGTCGGTTCCGCCGGCGGCCGCGGCGGCGCCGGGCGCCCGCGTCCGGGCGCCGTGGCCCGCGAAGGCGGAGAACCGGTCTGGTACCAGGTGTCCCAAGGCCGGGTCGCCTCCTTCGGACGCTCCGGCGGCTACCGGGTGGCCGTCGGCGAGTTCGACCCCGTCAGCCGCGCCGTCCCCGACGAGGTCCACACCGGCGAGCGCGCCCGGGCCCGGGGTACCGGCCGCACGCCCGACGTGCCCCGGGCGCTGTTCGGCGACGTCGACCTGCTGCCGCCCGGCGAGAGCGCCGGAGGGGCCGCGCGGGGACGCGTCTCGGTCGGCTCGGCGCTGTGCGAGAGGGCCGCGGCGGCCTGGCCGGAGCACCCGCTGCGGGTCGAGCTGCTCTCGCCGCAGCGCAGCTGCTTCGCCAACTACCTGCTCCAGCCGGTCACCGAGTCCACCTGGGGCCAGGCACCCGAGCTGGTGACCTGGTCGCACGAGGGCGACGTCCGCCTCGGCGGCTACAAGGTCTACCTGCACCGCCACGACCCGCTGCCGGCGTCGGCCCGCCGCTACGCCGAACTGCACCCCGACCGCGTCGCCGAGGGGCCCACCACCCGTGACGTCGTACCCGTGAACCCCGGGCTGGCGTTCCACGGCCGGATCACCTTCACCAACCTCACCGACGCCGAAGTGGGTGCGCTGCTGCGGGCACTGCACCTGGGCAATCCCGCCGGCGGCGGGGACCCGGCCGAACCCCTGTACGCGCACAAGGTCGGCCTCGGCAAGGCCCTGGGCTTCGGCAGTGTGCACATCGCGCCCGCCCTGCACCTCGTCGACCCGGCCGAGCGCGCGGCCTCGCTCGACCCCGGCGCCGGAGTCTCCTGCGTGGGCGACGAGGGCATGCAGAAGCTGCTCGACTCGTTCGGCGAGGCGCTGCTGACCTGGGAGCGCGAGGAGAGCCTCCGCGCCGGCGAGCCCGTGCCCGACGACTGGAGCGAGGTCCGCCGCGTCGAGGCGCTGCTGCTGGCCGCGCAGTGGCGCCACCGGCTGCCCGAGAGCTGGACCCGCGTCATGGACCTCGACGAGTTCGCCGTCTACCCCGTACTTCCCGACCTGCAGACACGGTTCGCCGCCCACGCCCGGATGTCCGAGGCCGACACCGGGTAG
- a CDS encoding RAMP superfamily CRISPR-associated protein, giving the protein MSAPGGRAARSAGREPRGAGGYAGTRSPGRVPESGAPAAEAEASPRPSPWAPLGARIGEPGASDAEADTDTETDTGTEADGDLLDFAAGGTGGPAVLWELTARVRLHSDTHIGSADDSARAVGDIAPLDRDPRTGNPRLRATTQAGLLRHHLAERLGPGGAGPVAELFGEAATRSAEAGTGASRHSALDIDDAFAELPPEAGIAVRAGNRVDPGSGAAAPGALWRMETLPAGTVFTLTLRLQVDEPEHEGRLLALAALAAEGIAGTGADPGVSIGARTARGYGAVRCEGWHTRRHDLTDARGWADWYALTWQQRRDRAHRAAAARCGSAEAAPPAEAGLAPLIDEHLEAEPALAAGIGDDYDRALAEHATDHRRRDELTIILRLAERPTESVLDPAPSGAHPLQPGLLLVGEAPRLDALGEVDRAHLHRPAVAGDGAVQWRPTLGDTALFALFKRMSRRLVRDISGESGSAVEDWPADSPARRLHARWWGGDGTTHGASEASSIRLRRTAELTGGTPQRTTRVTIDALFGDAVDASLLTDDVHAGGHAEVVLDIPDADDAVRGLLALIVRELHTVPMDAVGGGSGSGHGRVTATSAVLTRTGPAGVGTPVDLIAAVDDPASGDRRAAETWLAALHEALAPEAGT; this is encoded by the coding sequence GTGAGTGCGCCGGGCGGACGCGCGGCGCGGTCCGCGGGACGGGAGCCGCGCGGCGCAGGCGGCTACGCGGGGACACGCTCACCCGGCCGCGTTCCCGAGAGCGGCGCGCCGGCCGCTGAGGCGGAGGCGTCCCCGAGGCCGAGCCCCTGGGCGCCGCTCGGCGCCCGCATCGGGGAGCCGGGCGCAAGCGACGCCGAGGCTGACACCGACACCGAGACCGACACCGGCACCGAAGCCGACGGCGACCTGCTCGACTTCGCCGCAGGCGGCACCGGTGGGCCCGCCGTCCTGTGGGAGCTCACCGCCCGCGTGCGGCTGCACAGCGACACCCACATCGGCTCCGCGGACGACTCCGCTCGTGCCGTGGGCGACATCGCGCCGCTCGACCGCGACCCGCGCACCGGGAACCCGCGTCTGCGCGCCACCACCCAGGCGGGTCTACTGCGCCACCATCTGGCCGAACGCCTCGGCCCCGGAGGTGCGGGCCCCGTCGCCGAGCTGTTCGGCGAGGCCGCCACTCGCAGTGCCGAGGCCGGCACCGGCGCCTCCCGGCACAGCGCTCTCGACATCGACGACGCCTTCGCCGAACTGCCGCCCGAGGCCGGGATCGCCGTGCGTGCGGGCAACCGCGTCGACCCCGGAAGCGGCGCGGCCGCCCCCGGAGCGCTGTGGCGGATGGAGACCCTGCCCGCCGGCACGGTCTTCACCCTCACTCTGCGGCTGCAGGTCGACGAGCCCGAGCACGAGGGCCGACTGCTCGCCCTCGCCGCTCTCGCGGCCGAGGGGATCGCCGGAACCGGCGCCGACCCGGGGGTCTCCATCGGGGCCCGCACCGCGCGCGGCTACGGAGCGGTGCGCTGCGAGGGCTGGCACACCCGCCGGCACGATCTGACGGATGCGCGGGGCTGGGCCGACTGGTACGCGCTGACCTGGCAGCAGCGCCGCGACCGCGCCCACCGGGCCGCGGCCGCGCGGTGCGGCTCCGCCGAGGCGGCGCCCCCCGCCGAAGCGGGACTGGCGCCGCTGATCGACGAGCACCTCGAAGCCGAGCCCGCACTTGCCGCGGGAATCGGCGACGACTACGACCGCGCGCTGGCCGAGCACGCCACCGACCACCGGCGCCGCGACGAGCTGACGATCATCCTGCGGCTCGCCGAACGCCCGACCGAATCGGTGCTGGACCCCGCGCCCTCCGGTGCGCACCCGCTTCAGCCCGGCCTGCTCCTCGTGGGGGAGGCCCCGCGCCTGGACGCCTTGGGCGAAGTCGACCGCGCCCATCTGCACCGCCCGGCGGTGGCGGGCGACGGCGCGGTGCAGTGGCGCCCGACCCTGGGCGACACCGCGCTCTTCGCCCTTTTCAAGCGGATGAGCCGGCGACTCGTGCGCGACATCTCCGGCGAGTCCGGGTCCGCGGTCGAGGACTGGCCGGCCGACAGCCCCGCACGGCGGCTGCACGCCCGCTGGTGGGGCGGCGACGGCACGACGCACGGCGCGTCGGAGGCGTCCTCCATCCGGTTGCGCCGGACGGCCGAACTCACCGGCGGCACCCCGCAGCGCACCACGCGGGTCACGATCGACGCGCTGTTCGGCGACGCCGTGGACGCGAGCCTGCTGACCGACGACGTGCACGCCGGCGGCCACGCCGAGGTCGTCCTGGACATCCCCGACGCCGACGACGCGGTGCGCGGCCTGCTGGCGCTCATCGTCCGCGAGTTGCACACGGTCCCGATGGACGCCGTCGGCGGCGGATCCGGTTCCGGCCACGGCCGGGTCACCGCCACCTCGGCCGTCCTCACCCGCACCGGCCCCGCAGGCGTCGGCACCCCGGTGGACCTGATCGCCGCCGTCGACGACCCGGCGAGCGGCGACCGCCGGGCCGCCGAGACCTGGCTTGCGGCCCTGCACGAGGCACTGGCGCCCGAGGCGGGGACGTGA